Part of the Peptococcaceae bacterium genome, ATCAGCTGCAGTCCCCGAAAAGTAAAATAACATTAGCGTGGCTGAGCATCCACGCTAATGCTGCGTAATTTTTTTCTTCCCTATCCTGAGCACTATACCCGCAAGCATATTCTTTTCTTCTTCACTTGCGTTCTCCCAAATCTCTTTTATCAGCGCTTCCTCGACATTATCGGGCTTCACAAAATGTCCCAGCAAGTTCCCCATGCTGACCATTCCCTTAATCATCATTTCATCGGTCAGCCCGTGCGCCAGGCCGTCGCGAATGGCGGCGGAAAGCTCTGCGGGAAAACGCTCAATCGATTGGTTCATCATACTCACCCCCCTGTTATATCTTGCCCTGTTTGTTTTGCAATATCCTTTCTTTCCTCTTTACCATGAACCCCGTTCCGCCCTGCAACATAAAATACATAGGTGAAACGGGAGGTGTAAGCATGTATAAACAATTTCAAAAGGACTACCAGTTTCCCCTGGATAATAAGATAACGATACTCGGGCTGCGTGTTGAAACGGGACCCCAGCCGCTGCACGACATCTCGCCAGATACGCTGAAACTAAAAGACAACTGGAAAATTCAAATTGTCTATAAACCTTACGACAGCGGCAGACAGTCGGTACCCCTCTTGCTGGAATTGCCTGTTCTCTGGGAAGATGAGTTGAATTGGGTAGGCAA contains:
- a CDS encoding DUF3243 domain-containing protein, with the protein product MMNQSIERFPAELSAAIRDGLAHGLTDEMMIKGMVSMGNLLGHFVKPDNVEEALIKEIWENASEEEKNMLAGIVLRIGKKKITQH